One genomic region from Dehalococcoidia bacterium encodes:
- a CDS encoding SDR family NAD(P)-dependent oxidoreductase has protein sequence MANRLAGKVAIVTGGGRGIGRAEALLLAAEGAAVVVNDMGGSSHGEGASPSPADEVVAEIKAAGGRAVANYDNVAEMRAGENMVKAALDGFGRLDILVNNAGILRDRMIFNMSEEEWDAVIAVHLKGHFTVTRAASIIFRQQRSGRIISTSSESGLGNMGQANYSAAKEGIVGLTRTLARDLGRYGVTANAIRPRAASRLTISDEMRAAAARSQQTGVSAGVPDGGGPGSIAAMLPEHVAPLVAYLATDEAAYVNGRNFVVGGDLISLLSEPEPIRTIINPNGFWTLDELMTHFKQTVGAGVRNQWPPQTPKP, from the coding sequence ATGGCGAACAGGCTTGCGGGCAAGGTTGCCATCGTCACGGGCGGCGGGCGCGGCATCGGCCGCGCCGAGGCCTTGCTCCTGGCGGCGGAGGGCGCTGCCGTCGTGGTAAACGACATGGGCGGCAGCAGCCACGGCGAGGGCGCCTCACCGTCGCCGGCAGACGAGGTGGTCGCCGAGATCAAGGCCGCCGGCGGCCGCGCTGTGGCTAATTACGACAACGTCGCCGAGATGCGGGCCGGCGAGAACATGGTCAAGGCCGCGCTCGACGGCTTCGGCCGGCTGGATATCCTCGTCAACAACGCCGGCATCCTGCGCGACCGTATGATCTTCAACATGTCCGAGGAAGAGTGGGACGCGGTGATCGCGGTGCATCTCAAGGGGCACTTCACCGTGACCCGGGCCGCAAGCATCATCTTCCGCCAGCAGCGCTCCGGCCGCATCATCAGCACCTCCTCGGAATCGGGCCTGGGCAACATGGGTCAGGCCAACTACAGTGCGGCTAAAGAGGGCATTGTCGGCCTCACGCGTACGCTGGCGCGCGACCTCGGCCGCTACGGCGTCACGGCCAACGCGATCCGGCCGCGCGCCGCCAGCCGTCTGACGATCTCCGACGAGATGCGCGCGGCCGCCGCCCGTTCGCAGCAAACCGGAGTCTCGGCCGGCGTGCCCGACGGCGGCGGGCCCGGCAGCATCGCGGCGATGCTCCCCGAGCACGTGGCGCCGCTGGTGGCCTATCTGGCCACGGATGAAGCAGCCTACGTCAACGGGCGTAATTTTGTGGTGGGCGGAGACCTGATCAGCTTGCTCAGCGAGCCCGAGCCGATCCGCACGATCATCAATCCCAACGGCTTCTGGACACTGGACGAGCTGATGACCCACTTCAAACAGACGGTGGGCGCCGGCGTGCGCAACCAGTGGCCGCCGCAGACGCCGAAGCCGTAG